One stretch of Rattus norvegicus strain BN/NHsdMcwi chromosome 12, GRCr8, whole genome shotgun sequence DNA includes these proteins:
- the Trappc5 gene encoding trafficking protein particle complex subunit 5 isoform X1, protein MEARFTRGKSALLERALVRPRTEVSLSAFALLFSELVQHCQSRVFSVAELQARLAALGRQVGARVLDALVAREKGARRETKVLGALLFVKGAVWKALFGKEADKLEQANDDARTFYIIEREPLINTYISVPKENSTLNCASFTAGIVEAVLTHSGFPAKVTAHWHKGTTLMIKFEEAVIARDRALEGR, encoded by the coding sequence ATGGAGGCGCGTTTCACACGCGGGAAGTCGGCGCTCCTAGAGCGCGCACTGGTGCGGCCCCGCACTGAGGTGAGCCTGAGCGCCTTCGCCCTTCTCTTCTCCGAGCTGGTGCAGCACTGTCAGAGCCGCGTTTTCTCTGTGGCAGAGCTCCAGGCACGCTTGGCTGCCCTGGGCCGCCAGGTGGGCGCCCGAGTCCTAGATGCCCTGGTGGCCCGTGAAAAGGGTGCTCGGCGTGAGACCAAGGTGCTGGGTGCGCTGCTGTTCGTCAAGGGTGCGGTGTGGAAGGCACTGTTCGGCAAGGAGGCGGACAAGCTGGAGCAGGCCAACGACGACGCCCGCACTTTCTACATCATTGAGAGGGAGCCTCTCATTAACACCTACATCTCCGTGCCCAAGGAGAACAGCACGCTGAACTGTGCCAGCTTCACAGCGGGCAtcgtggaggctgtgctcacgcACAGCGGCTTCCCCGCCAAAGTTACAGCGCACTGGCACAAGGGGACCACACTCATGATCAAGTTTGAAGAGGCTGTTATTGCCCGAGATCGGGCCCTGGAGGGACGCTGA